Genomic segment of Iocasia fonsfrigidae:
GGTGGAAAAAGAGGGGTTGGAAAACAGCCAGTAATCGGCCTGTTAAGAATAAAGATCTCTGGATGGAATTAGATAACTTGTCCAAATATTATGAATTGGAATTTGTCAAAGTAAAAGGACATTCCGGAAATAAATATAACGAGAGAGTAGATTCACTAGCTAAAGAACAGATAGAGTTAAATAATAAATGATGATAAAAGAGAGAACCCGTTTGGAAACGGGTTCTTAAAGTGATTAAATTTAGGTTTTTCGCTGACAGTTTGGGCATAATCCATAAAATTCAGTACGGTGACTATATACCTTGTATGGCGTTTCCTCAGTTATTTTTTGGTTTAGTTCATTATTCAGTGGCATATCCAGGTCAAAGACACCTCCGCATTTTCCGCAGGTAAAATGATAGTGGTTTTCCGGGTTGCCATCAAAGCGGCTATAAGAACTGCCAAAATCAAGTACCATAATTTCACCCATATCAGCTAATAGCTTAAGATTACGGTAAACTGTTCCTAAACTTATATTGGGAATATCTTTTTTAACCCTTTCATATATCCAGTCAGCAGTAGGGTGTGTATTTGTACTTCTTAATGTCTTGAGTATAAGACGGCGTTGTTTAGTCATTCTGTGTTTAGGTGACTTCATAGAAACTCCTCCAATTAATAATAATTATTATTATTTATTTTATCAATAAATGCGATATAAGTCAAGTAACCGCAAGCTTGACGTGGAAAAAAATATTTGATATGATTAACTAAAATTTGTAATTTGTGAAGGAAGGTTTGGTAGATATGGTGGAAAAGACAAAAAGGATTTTAACTGGTGACAGACCTACAGGCAAACTACATCTTGGTCATTATGTAGGCAGTTTACAAAATAGAGTAAAATTACAATATGATTATGATACCTTTCTAATTATTGCAGATGTACAGGCTTTAACAACCAACTTTGAAAAGCCTGAAAAACTATCAAAAAATGTACGGCAGGTTGCTAAAGATTATTTAGCAGTGGGGATTGATCCTGATAAAACAACAATTTTTGTTCAGTCATTAGTACCGGAGATAGCTGAACTTACTGTTTTTTATTCAATGATTGTAACTGTTAATCAATTACGACATAATCCAACTATTAAATCAGAGGCTGAGCAATACGGTTATAATGATATGACTTATGGTTTTTTAGGTTATCCAGTTAGTCAAGCAGCTGATATCACCTTTTGTAAAGCCGATCTGGTTCCAGTAGGTTCTGATCAACTTCCACATGTGGAACAGACAAGAAGGATTGCCAGGAAGTTTAATCAGTTATACGCCCCTGTTTTTCCAGAACCAGAGGCTTTAATTAGTGATTTTCCTCGTTTAGTTGGACTTGACGGGGAAAATAAGATGAGTAAGAGCTTGGGAAATGCAATTTATCTGGCAGATAATGCTGAGGAGGTAGGTCAGAAGATTATGCAGGCCAAGACTGATCCAGCACGAATTCGCAAAGATGATCCAGGACATCCGGAGGTCTGTACGGTTTATGAATATCATAAGGCCTTTAACACTGAAGAGGCAGCTGATATTGAGGAAATGTGTTGTGCTGGAACGATAGGTTGTGTGGCCTGTAAAAAAAATCTTGCTGCTAAAATAAATAAACTATTAAAACCAACCCGTCAGAAGCGTCAAAAATATGAGGAAAATGAGCAGTTGCTTGATGAAATTTTATTGGCTGGAACTAAAAAAGCCAGGGATATTGCTCAGGATACGATGGCAGAAGTGCGTGAAGCAATGCAATTAGATTATTTTTCTGTATAATTTCTAATTTTAATTAGTATTTATATAATAAGGCTTTGATCAGAAAGGGGTTATTGAATGAGTAAACTTCGGGTAGGGCTTTTATTTGGTGGGCGTTCACAGGAACATGAGGTATCCATTATGTCTGCTCGATCCGTTTTTTCAATGCTTGATAAAGAAAAATATGCGATTATTCCATTTGCTATTACTAAAGATGGGGTATGGCTTAATTCTGAGCGTTCACAGAGGATATTAGATGATGATAAAATAAGCAGGGTTTTTAATGATACAGATAATTCAATAAAAAATAGTTTAGCTACTTTCCTGGAGACAGACCTGGATACTGTATTTCCAGTATTACATGGACCTTATGGTGAAGATGGTAAGATACAGGGACTGCTTGAAATGCTTGATATTCCATATGTAGGGGCTGGTGT
This window contains:
- the trpS gene encoding tryptophan--tRNA ligase: MVEKTKRILTGDRPTGKLHLGHYVGSLQNRVKLQYDYDTFLIIADVQALTTNFEKPEKLSKNVRQVAKDYLAVGIDPDKTTIFVQSLVPEIAELTVFYSMIVTVNQLRHNPTIKSEAEQYGYNDMTYGFLGYPVSQAADITFCKADLVPVGSDQLPHVEQTRRIARKFNQLYAPVFPEPEALISDFPRLVGLDGENKMSKSLGNAIYLADNAEEVGQKIMQAKTDPARIRKDDPGHPEVCTVYEYHKAFNTEEAADIEEMCCAGTIGCVACKKNLAAKINKLLKPTRQKRQKYEENEQLLDEILLAGTKKARDIAQDTMAEVREAMQLDYFSV
- a CDS encoding Fur family transcriptional regulator; amino-acid sequence: MKSPKHRMTKQRRLILKTLRSTNTHPTADWIYERVKKDIPNISLGTVYRNLKLLADMGEIMVLDFGSSYSRFDGNPENHYHFTCGKCGGVFDLDMPLNNELNQKITEETPYKVYSHRTEFYGLCPNCQRKT